The sequence GCTTACGGACAGCCGCAGTTAAAACCTTTATTCTTTGATATTGATGTTTTAGATAGATATTACAATGATCCGAGATTCAATTTTGATTTTGGAGATTATTCTGGAAACATCTCTTGCAAATACGATGAATTCTATAATCCGTTAGTAAGAAAGGAAGACAATGTTCTCATCAAATCTTTTGGAATTGGCTTTGATGATCAGATGAATCGGGTTGTCGTCGTTTATTTGCGATATTTGCATAATCTAACCGGAGAACATCAAGTCTATTGGAAAGGAAAGGAACGGCATCAAAAATGTACGATTCTGAGCGAATACTACCAAAGTACAATAGAGGGGGCTTGGACATCTTCGTATTCAATATTTTCAGCCTTTTTAATAGAGCTTAAGTGCCTCAACGAACTTTCATTTTTAATATTTAATATCAATCTATTCTATGAATCATTTGAAAATGAAAAAAAGCCAAAAGAATTTACCTTTTTCTTTACACCTACTACAAAGAACTACTATGACTTCATTCTTCTCCTTGATAAAATGATATCGGAAAATATAAATAAATCCTTCTTTAATGATAAAATTGATTTGTTTGATATAAAAGAAGAAAAGGGCATTTATATTAAAAAAGATAAGGGAACATTAGTGTTACTAGAAGAATGGTTAACTTCGATGTTTGTGATCGAAGAAGATGGCTCAATTGCTGAAATTATTTTGCCATTAAAGAAAGTCAGAAAAGAGAGACAGATTCCAGCCCACAAGATTAATGAAAACTACTATGATTTGGCTTTAATAGAAAAGCAAAAAGAAATAATATCTGATGTATATAATTCAATGCGTCAACTTAGGCATATCTTTTACCTGCATCCAAAGGCAAAAAGATACATCCTTCCAAAGTCAATGGAAGAAGCTAAAATAATATCTATATAGGCTAAGACTGCGGCTAACTATCGGTGCTTCCGCTTCGCTTCGAGCTTGCTTACGCAACTCTCGCTTGGGCTACGCCACATTTGCTTCTGTCACTTCGTTTGCATATGCAAACTCGTGCCATCGCAAACGTCGGAACACCTTGGTCGTTATGCTACATGACTACCAAATCTTTTATTGCTTTAAAGGGTTTGAAACTCGGAAGTTTTAAGGATCCTTTCTTACTAATTATTCGAAAGTTTTTGTAATAGCATCCACTTCATCGCGTTTTTCTTCTTTTGTACCTTTAGTGCATGTAGAAGCATTTATCTGTTCAACGAGGACCTTCTTTAAACAAGCAACAATGCGCGCGATTTGAAGCGGATGGGAATTTTTAGAAAGAGTTTGATTAGATTGTATTGAATTTGATTGAATAACCTGGTTTAGTTCAATCTTATTGTGTCCGGGTAGTCACGCCGCCTAACTTCCGACTTGTCGCATCGCTTCGGGATCGCTTTGCGACCCTTGCTCGGCCTTCGGCACATTGGCTCAGTCATTCGAATTGCGTGGCAATTCTCATGCCTGTCTTCGCTTTGCTCAGCGCGCCAACGTCGCCAAGCCTCGGTCGTTAGACGCCATTTTGAAATGAAACAATGTACAATTTAATTATCACAGCAGATCCAAAAGCGTGGAATCGGTTAAGATATGAAATTTCTGAAGATCGTTTTCTGGAATATACCCATACTGGAATTATTAAAGAATTCAAATCTCTTGAATTTCATACTTTAGAAAAGTTGAAATCTATTCCAACTCTTTTGGCATATGAGAAGGGGGTTGAAGGGAAAGCTAAACTTTCTTTTATAAAGAATATTAGCCGATTATCGAGCGGTATCGTAATTCAATATGAATTTATTGATGAAGTGTCGCCGATTACATTTACTACTTTGCAAAAGCTAAGTGATGATCTGGACATTTCGAACTATGAATTTAATAGAACTCATTGGGCAATCAAAGATGTCGATCTTCTGGGGGTTTTGTTCCGAAAGAAAATCATTTCAAAGGAGCTATTTGACAGAATGAAGAATTTTGATATCAAACAGGCGGAAAGCATATTTATACAACCAAAAGAATTTACTATACCAAGTAATTCTCCACAATCTGATTTAGTTGCAGTGATGATGCCTTTTGACTCATCCTTTAATGATGTATATAAAGCCATTAAGAGTACCTGTTCTGAAGTAGGCTTAAAGTGTTTGCGTGCGGATAATATATGGCAAGAAACAAAGGTTATTCAAGATATATTTAACCTCCTTTATAATAGTTCTATCGTTATTGTGGACTTTTCAAAAAAGAATTCTAACGTAATGTATGAGACAGGTATTGCACATACACTAGGTCGCACCGTTGTTCCAATATCTCAATCTTTGGAAGATGTTCCGTTTGATTTGCGTCACCATCGAGTCTTAAAGTACCTTCCCAATAAGCAAGGTATTACTGAAATGAGGGAAGCTTTAAAAGAGCGACTATTATCTTTAAAAAAATAGTTAGAGAAAATTCAAAACGGCGTCTAACTTTCGGTGCTTCCGCGGCGCTTCGAGCTTGCTTCGCAACTCTCGCTTGGGCTTCGCCACATTTGCTTCCGTCACTTCGTTTGCAGAGCAAACTCGTGCCATCGCAAACGTCGGAACACCTTGGTCGTTAGGCTACATGACTACCAAATGTTTTATTGATTTTAAGGATTTGAAACTCGGAAGTTCTTGAGGATCCTTCTTTATAAATTATATGGAATTCTTCGTCTTAGCATCCACTTCATCGCGCTATTCTTCTTTTGTGCCTCTAATGCATGTAGAAGCATTCTTTCGTTCAAAATGGACTCTTTCCTAAGAAGTAACAATTCGCGCGATTTGAAGCGGATGGAATGTTCGGAAAGAGTAGAATTCTATTGTATTGAATTTGACTGATTAATTTGGTTTGGTTCAATCTTTTTGTGTCCGGGTAGTCACGCCGCCTAACTTTCGACTTGTCGGGTCGCTTCGAGCTTGCTACGCAACTCTCGCTTGGGCTGCGCCACACTAGCTCAGTCACTCGAATTGCAGAGCAATTCTCATGCCTGTCTTCGCTGACGCTCAGCACGCCAACGTCGCCAAGCCTCGGTCGTTAAGCGAAACGACCGCAAAATTCTTTTTTAAAAGAAGACTTATTTACGAACTTAATTTCGAAAATCTCAAAAAAGCAATTTGACATCTGAATTATAATGCTGTATTTTGAATAAAAATGCAGGTCTAATGAGTATGTCTAAGACAATTACATTGCGTATTGAAGATCCGATTTACGATATATTTAAGAAAGCCGCCGAAGGCGAAAGACGCACTATTTCAAACTTTGTGGAAAATGCTGCCATCCAATATCTTACAAATGAATTTTATGCTTCAGATGAAGAGATGGATGAAATTCTTTCCGATAAACATCTTATTTCGTCTTTGAAAAAAGGACTTAAAGAAGTAGCTCAGGGAAAATATAAAGTTGTCCGTTGAATATAAAATAGCGGAGACTGAACAATTTCAAAGTAAACTTAAAGAACGTCAATTTTCCCATCTTCAGAAGAAATTAGCGGATTATGTTTATCCAATACTTAAGAAGAATCCATTTTTTGGACCGAATATCAAAAAACTGAAAGGGGAGTTTGATGGTCTTTATAGATATCGTATTGGTAAGTATCGCTTGTTCTATTTGATTAAAGATAACGAACTATTAGTAATTTTTGTCGATGTAGATCAAAGAAAAGATAGTTACAAGTAGGTGCGGTCGCATCGCCTAACTATCGGCTCTGACGCTTCGCTTCGGGATTGCTTCGCAACCCTCGCTTGGGCTACGCCACATTCGCGTCCGTCACTGCACTTGCTTACGCAAGTTCGTGCCGTTGCGAACGTCGTCAAGCCTTGGTCGTTAGCCGCCATTTTGGTTATGGCTTTTTTGACTTAGAATAACTTCTGTTTATTTATATGTGCGTGCTCGATTTCTTATCCAAGATATTTATATCAGACTACTCTTCACTTAAAAGCTTTAACGAAACTATTCTCAGATGCATTTCGATTATTTTCCCGTTAGCTATCGGGTTTCTTCTAAATTATCATTTTGACATTAAGAAATTGAGACGGGAAAAATTTCAGAAATTTATATCGCTACAAAGTGAGTTGAAACTTTGTTCGAAGATAATTTGGAATCTATATGATATGCTTATTCGGAAATATCCTTCTGCAAAGACTTGGGGTGAGCGAAAAAGTAGGGAAAATTTTATAGAAGCACTTTTTTCGAAAGAAAATCCGAGAGAAGAAAATGTTCAAGCAAAAATATTTATGAATGACTTGTTTGTTGCTGGGAGCAAATACTTAGGAATAGAAAATTTTGAAATTAATCGAAAGCTAATTGAGCCTGTCGATTTATATGAGCTCCGTGATTATGCGAGAGGAGCACTTAATAGGCTATATGATGGGAACGCATTCTATGGGTTGAGCTTAGAATTTGGATGTCCAGAAGAAACGAGCATGAGTGAATTCCCGGTTACTTCAAATACAGAATTGCTAGAATATGCAGTATCTGAAATTCCGGAGAAAAAAAGAAGAGCAAAGAACTTTAAATATATTGATGCATGGATAGATCTAATTGTCGAAGGGGAGGAAATATCGCAAAAGATGATTAATTTACTTCCTTATGTTCATGATTTTACGAATGAATTTGTGATTAAAATTAATAAGAAATTAATGAGGCTGATGCTTTTTGGTTTCTTTCTTCCTTTAATTTCCTTTGTAATAAAACTACCATTATTTCTCCTCATCATTCTTAAGTATCTTTCTTTAATCGCATTAATTTATTATATTGCTGCGATTTTGTTAGATATAATGAAAGAATTAGGTTCTTCAAAATTAGAAGTATAATATTTTTCAAGAAACCAAAACAGGCGGCTAACTATCGGCTCTGACGCTTCGCTTCGGGATTGCTTCGCAACCCTCGCTTGGCCTCCGGCACATTTCGCTTTGTCACTCGCCTTGCAGGGCAAGGCTCTTGCCAAGTGCTTGCGCACTCGCG is a genomic window of Leptospira langatensis containing:
- a CDS encoding type II toxin-antitoxin system RelE family toxin, whose protein sequence is MSVEYKIAETEQFQSKLKERQFSHLQKKLADYVYPILKKNPFFGPNIKKLKGEFDGLYRYRIGKYRLFYLIKDNELLVIFVDVDQRKDSYK
- a CDS encoding CopG family transcriptional regulator, giving the protein MSKTITLRIEDPIYDIFKKAAEGERRTISNFVENAAIQYLTNEFYASDEEMDEILSDKHLISSLKKGLKEVAQGKYKVVR